Below is a genomic region from Rouxiella chamberiensis.
TACATCGAAAATACCGGAAAAGGTCCGCTGCGGTTTCTTGAGCTGTTCAAGAGCGATTACTATGCCGATATTTCGTTGAATCAATGGTTGGCCAGCACGCCGCCAGAGCTTGTGAGACAGCATCTCAAGCTTGACGACACCTTCATGAAGGCCCTGTCACTGCAAAAAAATCCTGTGGTTAAATAGCGACCTCTGGCCGGGAAATCGGCCAGTTTTTTTCCTTTTTCCTGCGGGTGATTTCTCTTTTTTCCCGAACCTGAAGGCGGTGTCAAGATTGCGCATCGCCACATCGGCTTCTACCCTTTTAGGGTCTTGCTGTTTTTAAAAATAAAAGTGGTCGTAAAAGAAATTACTTTCACTGCGGCACCGACATCCCCATCAATCCGAGAAGGAGGTAGGAAATGCAGTACAAAAAATTGGGTCATTCAGGGCTACTCGTTTCACAATTTGCATTGGGAACGGTCCCTTTTGCGGGCAAGGCAGGGTTTGAAAAAACCGGTAACGTCAACGCGGCCGAAGCGCGGCGATTTATCGATATCGCGCTGGATTACGGCGTCAATACCGTCGATACCGCCGACCTGTACTCAAGCGGCGGGGCGGAAGAGGTGCTTGGCGAAGCGCTCGGCGAAAAGCGCAACCAAATCATTCTGACATCCAAGGCGCGCAGTCCGCTAAGTGACGATCCCAATGACAGCGGGGCGAGCCGCCATCATCTGATCAAGGCCTGCGAAGCCAGTCTGCGCCGCCTGAAAACCGATCATATCGATCTTTATCAGATCCATAACTGGGACGGCGTGACGACCGGTCGAAGAGACACTGCGTGCGCTTGAGGACCTGACCAAGAGCGGCAAAATCCGCTACTTCGGCACTTCAAACTATACGGCCTGGCAGATGATGAAAACGCTTGGCAGCGCCGAGGTGAATCGGCTGCAAAAGCCGGTGAGTCAGCAAATCTACTACACGCCGGAATCGCGGGAGGCGGAGTATGAATTGTTGCCGATGGCGCTGGATCAAGACATCGGTACGCTGGTGTGGGGACCGCTGGGGGAGGGGCTGCTTACCGGTGTCGTACGCAGAGGCAACAAGACGCCAGCCTCGCATCGTCAGGGCAGCGGCTGGCCCGAACCCTATGTGCATGACATGGACCGCGCCTTTGATGTGATTGAGGTGCTCGCGGAGGTTGGGGCGCAGCTCGATGCCTCGGTCGCACAGGTGTGTCTGGCATGGCTGGCGACACGGCCCGGCGTGACCTCGCTGATTGTGGGCAACCGCACCGAAGCGCATCTTCGCGAAAATCTCGAGGCGATGAGCCTGACATTGAGTGACGAGCAGCGGCAGAGAATCGAACAGGTGACGCGGCAGGCGCCGCAGTATCCTTACTGGCACCGCTTTACGGCGGGAATGGACAGGATAGACCCTGCCGAGAAGCCTTTCCTGGATGAGCATCGCCAGACGCTCGACAACCGCAAAGACTTGTCGCAAAGATAAATCATCTTCACTGCCCGGCGATATCCGGGCAGTGAAGGCGGGTTCAATACTTCATCTCAACGACTTGTCTTCATTCCTTAATGCGCCTGCAAAAAGGCCAGCAGATCCTGATTAAGCTGGTCCTGATGTGTTGCGGCAAAGCCGTGCGGCGCATTGTCGTACACCTTCAATTCGGCACCGCGAATCATCTCGGCCGCCACTTTGCCGGTGGTTTCGAACGGCACAACCTGGTCGTTGCTGCCGTGAATGACCAGCGTCGGCACATCGATTTTGGCCATGTCGTCGCGGAAATCGGTTTCGGAAAACGCGGTAACACAGTCGACGGTGCTTTTCAGCGAAGCCAGCAGGGCGATATTCAGCGTCTGCGTCAACACGCCCTCCGACACGGTTTGACCGGCATTGAGGCCATAGAACGGCGTCGCGAAATCGCTGATAAACTGCGCGCGGTCTTTTAACAGCCCGTCTCGAATACCTGCGAACACGGAGAGATCCACGCCCTGCGGATAATCATCGGCCTGACCAAAGATAGGGGTAACGGCCCCCAGCAGCACCAGATTGGCTACGCGAGCCGTGCCGTAATGGCCGATATAGCGCGCCACATCCCCGCCGCCCATTGAAAAGCCCACCAGAGTGACGTCCTGAAGATCCAGATGGTTTATCAACGCGTCAATATCGGAGGCAAAGGTGTTGTAGTCATTGCCGGTCCAGGGTTGATCCGAGCGGCCGAAGCCGCGGCGGTCGAAGGCGATAACCCGATAGCCGCGCTCGGCCAGATAATTCATCTGGCTGTCCCACATATCGGCATCCAGCGGCCAGCCGTGGCTGAACAGCACTGGTTTGCCTGTGCCCCAATCTTTAAAATAGATTTTAGTTCCGTCGGTCGTGGTTATTGTGCTCATTGGATGTGGCCCTATAGTGAATGAAAGTACAAAAGGTAACGGGCGTACCGGTTAGACCGGCGCGACCAGATACCGCACTTCAGGAAGGTTTTCTCCCTGATGAAATGCATAAACCCGGCTTTGAATCTTGCGATCGTTAATGGTGTAGCGCTCTTTCTGCCGCAGATGTTCCATCCATGAACCGACCACAAAGGTTTCGACAAAGATGCCCGGCTGCAGGATATCTTCATACACGGACCAGTTGATCGCGCCTCCGCGACGTCTGACACGCCGCATATCCTGCATGCAGACAGTAAAGCGGCGCGCATCTTCATCCTTAATACGATATTCGTAGCTCACCATGACCGGACCGCGGTCGTGATGAATAGTCGGCATCGTGCTGTTCCCGACTTCGGTGGCGCTGTCGAGATTGAGGTCCGGGTCTTTATCCAGACGCCAGCGCAACACGGTGGTGCTGCCAAGCACCATACCGACCGTCGCGATACACAGTGAAATCGGAATGCTGAAGTGCGAGGCCAACTGACCCCAAACCGCGCTGCCCACCGTCATCGCACCAAAGAACACGGTGAGATAAACCGCCAGCGCCCGCGCTTTCACCCATTTGGCGGCGCTGCGCTGTGCGCCGAGATTCAGGGTGGAGAGCGCCGCAATCCACGAGAAACCGGTAAAAAATTCAAAGGCATTGAGCAGCCAGACATTTCTGACAAACGCCAGTGCCAGCATGGTCAGGGCGAACATCAGGCTGGCAAGCACCATCAGGCTGTCGGCGTTGAAACGCTTGCGCAGGCGGGGCAGCAGAACGGCCCCGAAGATGGCCCCGACGCCGATAAAGGCAAGCAGGATGCCGTAGCCGCCGGGGCCGAGTCCCAGCTCGCGGCGTGCCACCAGCGGCAACAAGGCCCAGCCTGCGCTGCCAAACAGAAAGAAAGCCACCGTGCGCGCCAGCACATTGCGCAGTACCGGCGCAGCATGCACATAGCGAAGCCCGGCGCGAACCGCCGAGAAGAAGTGCTCCGGCGGCAGACGTTGCACACTAGGTTCGGCTTTCCAGCGATACAGCACCCAGGCCACACCCACCACGGACAGCGCATTGAGCATAAACACGACCCACGGCCCGGCAAACGACAGGATAAGCCCGCCCAGTGCAGGGCCAATGGCGCGGCTGATGTTGATGCCAAGCGAGTTCAATGCAATCGCGGGGCCCAGCTCCTGTTTTTTCACTAGATCAGGCACGATGGCCTGAAACGGCGGGGAACTCATCGCCGCCCCGGTACTCAACAGGAAGGCGGCGACCAGCAGCACCAGCGGCGTAACATGCCCGGTAAACGACAGCACCGTCAGCCCCGTGGCCGCAACAAACACCCACAGCTGCGAAAACAGCAGGTATTTACGGCGGTCGACGATGTCTGCCATAACGCCGGACGGCAGCGCAAACAGGAACATCGGCAGGCTGCTGGCGGCCTGAACCAGCGCAACCGACAGCGGGTCCGCGCTTAACGTCAGCATGGTCCAGTTCACGCCGACATCGTTCATCCACGACCCGATGTTGGACACGACCGTGGCAATCCAGATCATGCGAAAAACCGGCTGCCGCAAGGGTTGCCAGGGCGAGGTACCGGTTACCGGCACCTCTGCGGGCACGTCGGGCGTGACCTGCTGAATATCATTGACTTGGGTCATTGCTGCGTCTCTTTATCAACATTAAAAGGCGAAGCAGCTACAGCCGAGCGCGCCCCAGAATGCGTTTTCCTCGGAAACCGGCAGGTTGGCTCCGCGGGCAACGTCATGGTTGTGGGTATGCACGCCACAAGGACCGCTGCACTGATGCGCCATGGGCATCATGCCGACACGGCTTGCCGACGACGGCGGGGCGCTGCGATAGTGACCCGGCACCTTGACCACCGGCGACCAGTCCGGCAGAACAGGGATGGCGGGGAGCGCTTCGCTGCCGAGCGCGCCTGCGGCATAGACCACGTTGCCGTCGACCACGGTCAGCACCGATTCAATCCCTTTGATCTCTTCTTCCGGCACAGAGAAATAGTCTTTGCTCAGCACCGCCAAATCAGCGAGCTGGCCGACGATTATCTGGCCTTTCTTGCCCTGTTCGCTGGAGAACCAGGCGCTGCCTTGCGTCCACAGCATCAGTGCCGTATCGCGGTCGAGACGCGAATTGACGTCATACATCTGCATGCCGCCGACGGTGCGGCCCGACACCAGCCAGTACAGCGCGGTCCACGGGTTGTAGCTGGCGACGCGGGTGGCGTCCGTGCCCAGCCCCACCGGCACGCCGGTTTCCAGCATACGGGTCACCGGCGGCGTATGGCGGGTTGCCTCGATGCCGTAGCGCTCGGCAAAATATTCGCCCTGAAACGCCATGCGGTGCTGTACGGCAATGCCGCCGCCCAGCTCTTTGATGCGATCGATGTTTTTCTGCGTAACGGTTTCGGCATGGTCGAAGAACCAGTGCAGGCCGTTGAAGGGAATGTCGCGGTTGACCTTTTCGAACACGTCCAGCATGCGGCCAATCGATTCATCATAGGTGGCGTGCAGACGAAACGGCCAGCGGTGCTCGACCAGATGGCGCACCACGCGCTCGAGCTCGTCTTCCATGCCCGGCGCAAGATCAGGGCGAGGTTCGAGGAAGTCTTCGAAGTCTGCCGCCGAAAACACCAGCATTTCGCCCGCGCCATTGTGGCGAAAATAGTCGCTGCCCTGACCCGGCGACAGCATGTCGGTCCACTTTTCGAAATCTTCCAGCTCGTGGCCGGGGCGCTGGGTAAAGAGGTTATAGGCGATGCGCAGCGTCATTTGCTTGTTTTCGTGAAGCTGGGCAATGACTTGATAATCTTCGGGATAGTTCTGGAAACCGCCTCCCGCATCGATAGCGCTGGTCAGGCCGAGACGGTTGAGTTCGCGCATAAACTGGCGGGTCGAATTGACCTGCTGTTCCAGCGGCAAGGTCGGGCCTTTGGCGAGTGTAGCGTAGAGGATCATGGCATTTGGACGGGCAATCAGCATGCCGGTCGGATTGCCGTTGCCGTCGCGCTGAATTTCGCCGCCCGGCGGGTTCGGCGTGTCTTTGGTATAGCCGACGACCTTGAGAGCGGCGCGATTGAGCAGGGCGCGGTCGTAAAGATGCAGCACAAACACCGGCGTATCGGGGGCCGCCTCGTTGATTTCATCAAGCGTGGGCATTCGGCGTTCGGCAAACTGGAACTCGGTCCAGCCACCCACCACGCGAACCCACTGGGGCGACGGCGTGCGCAGGGCCTGCGCTTTCAGCATTCTCAGAGCATCCGCCACGGAAGGCACGCCTTCCCAGCGCAGTTCAAGGTTGTAATTCAGTCCGCCGCGAATCAGATGCAGATGGGAATCGTTAAGGCCCGGCACGGCGGTGTGGCCCTTGAGGTCGATGACCTTTGTCGCGTCATCATGATATTCCATTACCTCGGCCAGAGTGCCAACGGCAAGAAACTTGCCATCCTGAATCGCCACAGCGTCGGCCAGCGGATTGGCCCTGTCGACCGTGTGAAATTTGCCGTTGGTTAAAATCAGCGATGCTTTTCCAAGCGAAACCATAGACTCTCCTGAACTGGCTATCTGATTGATTGCCGCGGCCTGTGCCGCGAGACGAGAAGTGTGCTGCCGAAGGACAGGCAGCGAATGAATAGCCGGATTATGGTGAGCGAAAACGCGTGGCGTCTAGTTATACGAAAGGATACCTATACGAACGTATAGTTATACGCAGAGATAATAGTTCGCCGGGGGCAGGCCTCCTACACTGACTTCCGACAGTGGCCGCCGGTTCTATCCCGAAGCGCTTTTCGATCAGGTAAACGTATTGCGGGTCTTGACGAGGTGTGGCGACCGGTTGCTGTCATTTTCTCCGTGTCCGAAGAGACGGAAATTCAGTTTCATCAACCTCAATGGGTAAATTCATGTCCAATTCAAAACTTGAAGTCCTGACGCCTCAGAACTGCCAGATTATCTTTATCGACCAGCAGCCGCAGATGGCCTTCGGCGTACAGTCAATCGACCGTCAGGTCCTGAAGAACAACGTGGTTGCCCTGGCGAAAGCGGCCAAGGTATTTGCCATTCCAACTATCCTGACAACCGTTGAAACTGAAAGCTTTTCGGGCCACACCTATCCTGAACTGCTCGACGTGTTTCCGGGGCAGGACATTCTCGAACGCTCCTCGATGAACTCGTGGGATGACCAGAAAGTGCGCGATGCACTGGCGAAAAACGGCAGGAAGAAAGTGGTGGTTTCCGGCCTGTGGACGGAAGTGTGCAACAACAGCTTTGCGCTGTGCGCGATGCTGGAAGGCGATTACGAGATCTACATGGTGGCCGATGCGTCCGGCGGTACCAGCAAGGAGGCCCATGACTTCGCCATGCAGCGCATGATTCAGGCGGGCGTGATTCCGGTGACCTGGCAGCAGGTGATGCTGGAATGGCAGCGCGACTGGGCGCACAAGGAGACCTATGATGCCGTGATGAACATCGTCAAGGATCACTCCGGTGCCTACGGCATGGGTGTCGACTACGCCTATACCATGGTTCACAAGGCGCCTTCCCGTCAGAAGAGCGAGCACCGCACACTGGCGCCGGTTCCGGCCCGCTAATTTCACGTTGCCGGTCGACGCGCTGTGCCGACCGGCATCGACGCTGAAAGGAGCCTTTTCATGAGTCCATGGGTTATCTCGCTGGGGGCAGGCGTGGTTATCGGCCTGTTCTATGCGCTGTTGAATGTGCGATCCCCGGCACCGCCTGCCGTAGCGCTGGTAGGATTGCTGGGCATGATTATTGGCGGTCAGTTGATGGCGCAGGTTGTCGGGAAAACAGGTACCGTCTCTGTCTCGATACAGGCAGCCGCACCGCTTTCTGTCGCCGCGCAACCCGTTTCATTGCCGTTACGTCGCGGCGAGGCAGGCTAATCATGTTGAAATCTTATGTTATCTCGCTCGTCGTCGGCATTCTGGCGGGCGTGATTTATGGCTGCATGGCGATCAATTCTCCTGCACCGCCGATTATTGCCCTGCTGGGACTGTTCGGCATGCTGGTCGGGGAACAGATAATCCCGCTGTTGAAACGAATAATCAAACGTCAACCGGTGACGATGGCCTGGTTCCGCCACGAATGTGTGCCCAAAATCAGCGGCACGCCGCCCCCGGTCAAGAAAAAGCCCCTTAGGGAATCCTCGTGTCGGCATGGGGGAATTACAGAGGATTTCAGCATGAGGCTGTCACCGCGTATTGTCATTGTTGACGATGAACGCTCGGTCCGCAGTGGCCTGAGCAATTTACTGCACTCCGACGGTTACACCACGGCCGACTATGAATGCGGCGAGGATGTGCTTGACGATGAAAACGCGCTGACGGATGCCGACATGCTGATTATCGATGTCCGGCTCACGGGCATGAGCGGATTCGAACTCTTTGCCTCGCTGAAAAGAAAGTGCGCTCTGCCGCCGGTCATCTTTATCTCGGCCGAGCAGGAGGAGGCGGTTCAGCAGCAGGCGATCGCCCTTGGCGCCATTACCTTTTTGCGCAAACCCATCGATGTTGATACGCTGCTGACACTAATACGCAGCGAGTTGTTCAACGGAGGGGTGCAAGGATGAGCATAATTTCTGTGACACCGGTAGAAAGTGGCGACGACGCGTCGCCCTTGCCTGAGGACGCGACTTTCACGCCGCTGGCGCAGGAAGGGTGTATTGCCTGGTGGCTGGGTCGTCGTCCGAACGGCGAAACCTTTATCATCGCCAGCGCCGCCAGCGGCGAAGTGACCTTTCAAAGCACCCAGTTACTGAAAAACGAATATGCACTGTCTTCCAGGCTCGCCGAGCTCTGGGCGATAAAACCCTCCGGCAACACGCGCTACCACGGTCATTACACCCTGATTTATCCCGCCTTTACCTTCCGCACGCTGCATAGCCTGATAGCCACACCGCCGGTTCTTATCGCCGATTATCTTCGCAACGCCCTCCAACTGTGTTTTCCGCTGGGTCAGGCGCATCGGCAGGGCATTGTGCATGGCGATATCACCCCCGCCCATTTTTTTATCAACGACGATGGCACATTTCGGCTGGGCGGCTTTGGCGTATCCTCGCTGGCGGGGGAATCTACCTCGAGAAATACCTTGCCCACCGCAGGCACCTCGCTGGCCTATATCTCGCCCGAACACACCGGTCGCACGCCGCATCCGGTCAACAGCCTGAGTGATCTCTACAGTCTTGGCATGGTGCTGTATGAAATGCTGACGGGCAAATTGCCGTTCGGCTCGACAAAAGCCGGGCAGGCGGAATGGATCCATCATCATATTGCAACCGCGCCGCGTCCGCCGGAAGAGGTGAGGGGCGACGTGCCGAAGATGCTGTCACGGATTCTGCTTCGTCTGCTGGCAAAATCTCCGCTCGACGGTTATCAGACCATCGAAGGTCTGATGGCCGATCTTCGCCGCTGTCAGGCGACGTTGACAGAAGATAACCAGATTGCCGCGTTTACGCCCGGACTTCAGGAAAGGTTTACGCGTCGTTATCGCAGCGAAACCCTGTTCACCCGCCATCCGCAGGGCAGGGCGCTGGTCGATGCGCTGGATGATGTGCGCCGCAGCGGAACGCAGAATCTGGTGATGATTAGCGGCGCGCCCGGCACCGGAAAATCTTCCCTGATTGCCACGGCGCTGAAAGAGTTTCGGCATCGTCAGATTCTGCTGGCGGTCGGCAAGGCAGAACAGCATACGCCGGTGGTGCCTTATTCGGTGCTTACGTCGGCGTTTCGCACCGTTATTCTTTATTTGCTGGGGCTGTCAACGGCCGATGTCAGCCAATGGCGGGCGCACCTGATGAACTGCCTCGGCGATTATGCCGCACTCGCCGTCGACTTGGTTCCCGAACTGAAACAGCTGTTGGGTATTGAGTCTCCAGGTGTATCAGCGGTCAATGCGCTGGATGCTCAGGAACGCTTCAACCAAATGGCCTGCGGGCTTGTCAAAGCTTTCGCAACACCCGGCCGGCCGCTGGTGATGATCATCGATGACGTTCACTGGGCCGATTATGCCAGCCTGCATCTGCTGGAAAATCTGGTCCTGCGCAATGAAAATCTGCCATTTCTGCTCATCCTCGCGCATCGTGATGCCGAGTCGATGCCGTGTCCTCTGATGAACGGCTCGTTAAACCGCATCAGAAATTCGGCGGCACACGGCTCGGAAATCACACCGGTGGCGCTGTCGGTCAAGGCCATTGCCCGCTGGCTGCGTCATCTGCTGCACACCCGAACCCGCGGCGCAGTCGAGCTGGCTCAGTTAATTCATGAGAAAACGCGCGGCAATCCGCTGTTTATCCAGGAATTTTTCCGTCATGCCGTTGATGACGGCCTGATTTTCCACACGCAAAATCCCCCGAAATGGCGTTACGATCGTACTGCGTTGAGCGCACGGCAATATACGGACAACGTCGCGAGCCTGATGATAAGGCAACTCGAAAGAATGCCGGACGCGACGCGACAACTGGTCGGCAGCCTGGCCTGTCTCGGCGGCAGCGGCAGTCTGTCGCTGCTAAGCAAGATTCTGGGCATCGATCCCGCAGAGATCCAGCGCCAGATTGATCCCGCCGTGATTGCCCAATTCGTGACAGTGTCACTCGACGAGTATGTCTTTACCCACGACCGTGTACACGATGCCGCCTTCTCGCTGGTTGGTTACAGGCACAAGCAGCATATTCATCAGCAGGCGGCGCACTTACTGTCTCTTGCCACCCAGCAAAACGACAGCAACGTGGGGCTGTTTCGCGCCGTTTATCACATCGCGATGATTGCCCGTGAGGCGTTAACGCGAGCGCAGAGTGAAGAATATTATCGGCTCAGTCTACTGGCGGCGCAGCGGGCAAAACGCGCGGGGGATTATGTGTCGGCCTTGCGCTATCTGGACACCGCGCGTGCGCTCTTAACGGACGACAGTCACCGCAACGCCTTTACGCTGGGGCTTGAGCAGGCGGAATGTGAGTTTTTACAGGGTAATCTCACCGATGCGCAGCGGCTTTGTACCCAGCTGCTGGCTGTGCCCGCGACATTAGCCGAAAAATCGGTCGCGGCCTGTCTGTCGGCCGAGATTCACATGCGCCAGTCCGATAACTATCTGGCATTGGAAACGGCGCTGGGTTGGCTTGCGGTTTTCGGGCTGCAATTCAATCGCGAGCCGGATGCCGCAGAGTGCAATGCGGCCTATTTTGCCTTGAAAGCCCGGCTTGGCGACGACCCGCAGGCGCTGTTTACGGCGCTGCCGCTGATACAGGACAGCGATAAAGAGTCGGTGCTGAATTTGATGGCCAGCACCATTTTTGCCTCGTCGTATGACTGCCCGCAACTGCACCTGCTGCTGGTGTGCAAGATTCTCGAGATGACGCTCGATTATGGCGTCACGGGGGCGTCGGCGTTTGGGCTGGCGTGGTTTAGCGTCCTGATTATCGACCGCTATCAGGAGTATCATCTCGGCTTCAAGTGCGGCGTGCTGGCGACCAGACTTGCCGAGCAGCACGACTTTACCCGCTTCAAGGCGCGCACCTTGCTGCCGCTGGATCAGGTGGCTATCTGGACCCAGCCGCTGACTTTTGTTACCGAGTGCGTCAAGGAGAGCTTCAACGTCGCGGCCGCACACGGCGATCGATCCTTTGCCTGCCTCGCCCTGCGCCATCAGGTAATGAATTACCTGACCCGGGGCGATCATCTGGATGTCGTGCTGACCGCCATCGAGCGCGGATTGGCGTTCACTCGAAAATCTTATTATCCCGATGTCGAAAACGTGTTGTTGATGCAGAAACAGTTTGTGATGCATCTGCGCGACACTTCCGGGCAACCTTTTACCGCCGTCAATCTTTTCCCGGTACATCTGGTGTGTATCGAGCCTGGCATTAAATCCGGCCCGAAAGCGATGGTACAGTTCTGGTCCTTTCTCTATCAGGGCATGGCGCATTTTTATGCCCGGGAATATCGAGACGCGCTGCGCTGCTTTGCGTTGGGCGATAGTCTGGTCGACACGGTCCCCGGATACATTTATCTGCTGGATCTCTATTTTTACAGCGCACTTGCCTATACGGTGCCGTTGAGCCACGAGAACTGCACGGCCCACGCACGACATGAAGCGCAGTGGCGACTGGAGAAAATCGCTTTCTGGGCCACGCTTAATCCGACGCTGTTCGCCGACAAGGCGGCGCTGATTCGTGCCGAGATGGCGCGACTCGACGGCAATATCGCGGGCGCATTGACGCTATATGAATCCGCCATCAGTCTGTCCCGCGCCGCCAATTTTATTCACATCAACGCGCTGGCGCACGAACTGGCGGGGCAGTGCGCCGAAGCATTTACCATGCATGTTGCCTCCGATGCCTATTACCGGGGCGCGATTGGCGGCTGGGACAGTCTCGGCGCGGGGGCAAAAGTGCGTCAACTGGAGCACGATAACCCCCAGCTCGTCGCGCCTGCGCCCGGCAATGCCTTCAAAACCGTCTCCTTTATGCAGGGCGAGGCGATTCGGGATCTGGAAAGTGTTGTCACCGCCGTGCGTGCATTGACGGAAGAGATCAATCTCGACCGTTTGATCCATATCCTGATGCGCATGCTGCTGGAACGTTCCGGCGCTCAGCGCTGCATGCTGATTCGCGTGCTCGATGGCAATATTCCGGAAATCGAGGCCCGCGCCGAAGCGACGGCAGATGGCATCAACGTCAGGATTGTGCGGGAGAAACCTGCCGCCACCGATTTGCCGCTTTCCGTGTTGTCAGCCGTTATCCGCACGGGGCAGGAAATTCGTACGGGCAAGCCGGAGGAGTTCAGCCCCTTCAGTCAGGACGCCTATCTGGTGGCGTCCGGCGCGGCC
It encodes:
- a CDS encoding aldo/keto reductase, which codes for MQYKKLGHSGLLVSQFALGTVPFAGKAGFEKTGNVNAAEARRFIDIALDYGVNTVDTADLYSSGGAEEVLGEALGEKRNQIILTSKARSPLSDDPNDSGASRHHLIKACEASLRRLKTDHIDLYQIHNWDGVTTGRRDTACA
- a CDS encoding aldo/keto reductase; this translates as MRYFGTSNYTAWQMMKTLGSAEVNRLQKPVSQQIYYTPESREAEYELLPMALDQDIGTLVWGPLGEGLLTGVVRRGNKTPASHRQGSGWPEPYVHDMDRAFDVIEVLAEVGAQLDASVAQVCLAWLATRPGVTSLIVGNRTEAHLRENLEAMSLTLSDEQRQRIEQVTRQAPQYPYWHRFTAGMDRIDPAEKPFLDEHRQTLDNRKDLSQR
- a CDS encoding alpha/beta fold hydrolase yields the protein MSTITTTDGTKIYFKDWGTGKPVLFSHGWPLDADMWDSQMNYLAERGYRVIAFDRRGFGRSDQPWTGNDYNTFASDIDALINHLDLQDVTLVGFSMGGGDVARYIGHYGTARVANLVLLGAVTPIFGQADDYPQGVDLSVFAGIRDGLLKDRAQFISDFATPFYGLNAGQTVSEGVLTQTLNIALLASLKSTVDCVTAFSETDFRDDMAKIDVPTLVIHGSNDQVVPFETTGKVAAEMIRGAELKVYDNAPHGFAATHQDQLNQDLLAFLQAH
- a CDS encoding MFS transporter — protein: MTQVNDIQQVTPDVPAEVPVTGTSPWQPLRQPVFRMIWIATVVSNIGSWMNDVGVNWTMLTLSADPLSVALVQAASSLPMFLFALPSGVMADIVDRRKYLLFSQLWVFVAATGLTVLSFTGHVTPLVLLVAAFLLSTGAAMSSPPFQAIVPDLVKKQELGPAIALNSLGINISRAIGPALGGLILSFAGPWVVFMLNALSVVGVAWVLYRWKAEPSVQRLPPEHFFSAVRAGLRYVHAAPVLRNVLARTVAFFLFGSAGWALLPLVARRELGLGPGGYGILLAFIGVGAIFGAVLLPRLRKRFNADSLMVLASLMFALTMLALAFVRNVWLLNAFEFFTGFSWIAALSTLNLGAQRSAAKWVKARALAVYLTVFFGAMTVGSAVWGQLASHFSIPISLCIATVGMVLGSTTVLRWRLDKDPDLNLDSATEVGNSTMPTIHHDRGPVMVSYEYRIKDEDARRFTVCMQDMRRVRRRGGAINWSVYEDILQPGIFVETFVVGSWMEHLRQKERYTINDRKIQSRVYAFHQGENLPEVRYLVAPV
- a CDS encoding amidohydrolase produces the protein MVSLGKASLILTNGKFHTVDRANPLADAVAIQDGKFLAVGTLAEVMEYHDDATKVIDLKGHTAVPGLNDSHLHLIRGGLNYNLELRWEGVPSVADALRMLKAQALRTPSPQWVRVVGGWTEFQFAERRMPTLDEINEAAPDTPVFVLHLYDRALLNRAALKVVGYTKDTPNPPGGEIQRDGNGNPTGMLIARPNAMILYATLAKGPTLPLEQQVNSTRQFMRELNRLGLTSAIDAGGGFQNYPEDYQVIAQLHENKQMTLRIAYNLFTQRPGHELEDFEKWTDMLSPGQGSDYFRHNGAGEMLVFSAADFEDFLEPRPDLAPGMEDELERVVRHLVEHRWPFRLHATYDESIGRMLDVFEKVNRDIPFNGLHWFFDHAETVTQKNIDRIKELGGGIAVQHRMAFQGEYFAERYGIEATRHTPPVTRMLETGVPVGLGTDATRVASYNPWTALYWLVSGRTVGGMQMYDVNSRLDRDTALMLWTQGSAWFSSEQGKKGQIIVGQLADLAVLSKDYFSVPEEEIKGIESVLTVVDGNVVYAAGALGSEALPAIPVLPDWSPVVKVPGHYRSAPPSSASRVGMMPMAHQCSGPCGVHTHNHDVARGANLPVSEENAFWGALGCSCFAF
- a CDS encoding hydrolase, producing MSNSKLEVLTPQNCQIIFIDQQPQMAFGVQSIDRQVLKNNVVALAKAAKVFAIPTILTTVETESFSGHTYPELLDVFPGQDILERSSMNSWDDQKVRDALAKNGRKKVVVSGLWTEVCNNSFALCAMLEGDYEIYMVADASGGTSKEAHDFAMQRMIQAGVIPVTWQQVMLEWQRDWAHKETYDAVMNIVKDHSGAYGMGVDYAYTMVHKAPSRQKSEHRTLAPVPAR
- a CDS encoding DUF1427 family protein gives rise to the protein MSPWVISLGAGVVIGLFYALLNVRSPAPPAVALVGLLGMIIGGQLMAQVVGKTGTVSVSIQAAAPLSVAAQPVSLPLRRGEAG
- a CDS encoding response regulator produces the protein MRLSPRIVIVDDERSVRSGLSNLLHSDGYTTADYECGEDVLDDENALTDADMLIIDVRLTGMSGFELFASLKRKCALPPVIFISAEQEEAVQQQAIALGAITFLRKPIDVDTLLTLIRSELFNGGVQG